A window of the Cystobacter fuscus genome harbors these coding sequences:
- a CDS encoding group II truncated hemoglobin — MSIEMKPIGLNIPDADDDWIPRMEDMPFHRLGGEAGVRALAEAFYDAMDANEPELARLHELDANGKVGPGTRERFGLFLIGWLGGPQHYMEKHGHPRLRMRHGHLPVNLAHRDAWVRSMQRALDARGVKGGVRRFLDQRFAEVADFLRNTEG; from the coding sequence ATGTCCATTGAGATGAAGCCCATCGGGCTGAACATTCCCGACGCCGACGATGACTGGATTCCCCGCATGGAGGACATGCCCTTCCATCGCCTGGGGGGAGAAGCCGGCGTGCGAGCGCTCGCCGAGGCCTTCTATGACGCCATGGATGCGAACGAGCCGGAGCTCGCCCGGCTGCACGAGCTGGATGCGAACGGCAAGGTGGGGCCGGGCACCCGGGAGCGCTTCGGCCTCTTCCTCATCGGCTGGCTCGGCGGTCCCCAGCACTACATGGAGAAGCATGGCCATCCGCGCCTGCGCATGCGCCATGGCCACCTGCCGGTGAACCTCGCCCACCGTGACGCCTGGGTGCGCAGCATGCAGCGGGCCCTGGATGCTCGGGGCGTGAAGGGTGGGGTGCGGCGCTTCCTCGATCAGCGCTTCGCCGAGGTGGCCGACTTCCTGCGCAACACCGAGGGGTGA
- a CDS encoding SDR family NAD(P)-dependent oxidoreductase, with translation MAEMSYRTALVTGASSGLGRGLALWLGKRGVKVYAAARRLPRLETLAQEGKALGATLEPVELDVSQADATLARVRELDEACGGLDLVVANAGVGFPTNARDFPWEDAKRVIDVNVTGAAATLSAVLPRMVERDRGHLVGISSLASCRGLPQNAAYSASKAFLDTFLESLRVDLHGTGVRVTCIRPGFVKTEITAGIQHPMPFLLEADPAVEHMGQAILRGEDVYGFPWPMARAVGMARWVPNALFDAVASKVL, from the coding sequence ATGGCGGAGATGAGCTATCGGACGGCCCTCGTGACGGGGGCCTCCAGCGGTCTGGGGCGGGGTCTGGCGTTGTGGTTGGGCAAGCGGGGCGTGAAGGTGTACGCCGCCGCGCGGCGGCTGCCCCGGCTCGAGACACTCGCCCAGGAGGGCAAGGCCCTCGGCGCCACCCTCGAGCCCGTGGAGCTGGACGTCTCCCAGGCGGACGCCACGCTCGCGCGCGTGCGCGAGCTGGACGAGGCCTGTGGCGGGTTGGATCTGGTGGTGGCCAACGCGGGCGTGGGCTTTCCCACCAACGCCCGCGACTTCCCCTGGGAGGACGCCAAACGGGTCATCGACGTGAACGTCACCGGGGCCGCGGCCACGCTGTCCGCGGTGCTGCCCCGGATGGTGGAGCGCGATCGCGGCCACCTGGTGGGCATCTCCAGTCTGGCGAGCTGCCGCGGTCTTCCGCAGAACGCCGCCTACTCCGCCTCCAAGGCCTTCCTCGACACCTTCCTGGAGAGCCTGCGCGTGGACCTGCACGGCACCGGGGTGCGCGTCACCTGCATCCGGCCCGGCTTCGTGAAGACGGAGATCACCGCGGGCATCCAGCACCCCATGCCCTTCCTGCTGGAGGCGGATCCGGCCGTGGAGCACATGGGCCAGGCCATCCTGCGCGGGGAGGATGTGTACGGCTTTCCCTGGCCCATGGCCCGCGCGGTCGGGATGGCCCGGTGGGTGCCCAACGCGCTCTTCGACGCCGTGGCCAGCAAGGTGCTCTGA
- a CDS encoding HEAT repeat domain-containing protein — protein MGSEGRGENDTLENEGLPAYIGYEYQIFVTVWVALELIFKRGLPHIEIEPASQEDIEANLRVNPDEASAVLRVETLSIQVKFRGSEWKPAAFRELLQGKPKTKKGKQGPAPRQRAWEFLGADPLRRYLLITNAQLAPKLQSLRVEELFSQPGNAVMPEECTEGDGGQELAKRIAVLAEQPLELVAFKAKEFLTYRLHVPSTRAEECLRRLIESVRNRLLGIGSRRWTRGEILAEAQRFGGSLYPTPALDTFVPPKHIRQIEQQLANKHVVVLIGQAGAGKTLTAQFLEYKLSTPEGPEQEQQTPFMICRAKVPQDARRELASPGSVLFIIEDPWGKSKLSVDADQWVSELGSFLRQAGEQKKFIITSRQSILEDAEGMEDVEDFCVRIDYEHYDEGARRRILTNMLRDAQPWQRQLALESATRIVNQLEAPISLQRFAEQLKKAKSSENVVLSRLIQASGVNVLADLVEREIGLLTWEAVPAAAVLWSLLCETPTFSRAAMEQRGSLARRVAPPFAPYLEVSRLALWMAGERWLDSDDATYRAHPTTIQGLEQLIKGKRADMARGVLEPLLSGLVAVSQFADALGIAENLRDRQDWIPADVRSAIANSLREQLLADDGEERFRDTFFKAVRWSNGRDPVSLMVQALAAESKPVKKASFAIREWHRPTWTTAERESVLASKEARRIVERHIRYVVPYHSEIFVGVLDRPRWLSELWNLSTVYPDAVVVAVEEQADGVRELALGAMLTDRASFDSLADKLLRGLDEVERDAKAHRQEVARGMAPPGARAQDADEYFSERAYPYSSALEELVAERRRVEGYEWLVKHAWRARLLGNWGAALQREDEGLTKEEMLAFFAACQPEELSRVARTIHGKQWSLIAPELVAALGEVKQDDLEEYLGAVARVVSPEQLKALIKANPPPLSDVQRAAIVLSSRSAHGPLEEQALALQKMLASTLVPDREVLLDCCERAERGEELGASQLPPLRPEDLRTLQEWAAEPAFIPSRGALVMLAAVGEPVLELVRPALSHPDERARLAAVRALALHPEGEARQLLRRALEDSYFACREQALRALASSATPDERRELLRLARKEPSDMVRLAYVEAIRQHHWLDGVDVLCEFLRDETDWSDDPYGDEVGHRIAREAARVLTTLSGELPQDVISQLLEFVRGGVASNSDPFVHDLVCKFLEALAVAELPSVLIHVAGSPKSSKRQWAQRSIRINALLVLHRLVQKQPTEQLDLIQPLVELAKHRNPWLSGLAVIMLGLLAPRSWESSEPIFAESEEQREAKAFLMLCAASTRGLNFQGIAAAKALPVAHPASQIVEWLSASLPKSADEWRERLDAHQETRDWLWVLQSGEGWEDFLWRACCHFLGDEFERSFKPRDLAPSTT, from the coding sequence ATGGGAAGCGAGGGCAGAGGCGAGAACGATACCCTGGAGAACGAAGGGCTGCCGGCCTACATCGGGTACGAGTACCAGATCTTCGTGACCGTCTGGGTAGCACTGGAGCTGATCTTCAAACGGGGCCTCCCTCACATCGAGATTGAACCGGCCTCTCAGGAGGACATCGAAGCCAATCTCAGGGTGAATCCGGACGAGGCATCGGCAGTCCTCCGCGTCGAGACCCTGTCCATTCAGGTGAAGTTCCGTGGTTCGGAGTGGAAGCCTGCGGCTTTTCGGGAACTGCTGCAGGGGAAGCCCAAGACGAAGAAGGGAAAGCAGGGCCCGGCCCCACGCCAACGGGCCTGGGAGTTCCTCGGCGCGGATCCTCTTCGGCGCTATCTGTTGATCACCAACGCGCAGCTCGCGCCCAAGCTACAGTCTCTCCGCGTGGAGGAGCTGTTCTCCCAACCTGGCAATGCTGTCATGCCCGAAGAGTGTACCGAGGGAGACGGGGGTCAGGAGTTGGCGAAGCGCATCGCCGTGTTGGCCGAGCAGCCCCTGGAACTCGTCGCCTTCAAGGCCAAGGAGTTCCTCACGTACCGGCTGCATGTCCCGTCGACGAGAGCCGAGGAGTGTCTTCGCAGGTTGATCGAGAGCGTCCGCAATCGCCTCCTGGGAATTGGATCGAGGCGATGGACCCGCGGGGAGATCCTCGCGGAAGCCCAGCGGTTCGGTGGCAGCCTGTACCCGACACCGGCCCTGGATACATTCGTTCCGCCAAAACACATCAGGCAGATCGAACAGCAACTTGCCAACAAGCATGTCGTGGTGTTGATCGGTCAGGCAGGTGCTGGCAAGACGCTGACTGCACAGTTCCTGGAGTACAAGCTCAGTACTCCCGAGGGGCCCGAGCAGGAACAGCAGACGCCCTTTATGATCTGCCGCGCGAAGGTGCCCCAGGACGCCAGGAGAGAATTGGCGAGCCCGGGCTCTGTCCTGTTCATCATCGAGGACCCGTGGGGCAAGTCCAAGTTGAGCGTGGACGCCGACCAGTGGGTGAGCGAGTTGGGTAGCTTCCTGCGTCAGGCGGGAGAGCAGAAGAAGTTCATCATCACCTCACGCCAGTCCATTCTCGAGGATGCGGAGGGCATGGAGGATGTGGAGGACTTCTGTGTCCGGATTGATTACGAGCACTACGACGAGGGAGCGCGCAGGAGGATCCTCACCAACATGCTGCGCGATGCGCAGCCCTGGCAGCGGCAACTTGCCCTGGAGTCCGCGACAAGGATCGTTAATCAACTGGAGGCTCCTATCTCGCTCCAGAGGTTCGCAGAGCAGCTGAAGAAGGCGAAGTCCTCTGAAAACGTCGTCTTGTCGCGGTTGATCCAAGCCTCTGGTGTCAATGTGCTGGCTGATCTCGTGGAGCGGGAGATCGGGCTTCTCACCTGGGAGGCCGTACCCGCTGCGGCCGTGCTCTGGTCCCTGCTGTGCGAGACTCCGACTTTCTCCCGCGCCGCGATGGAACAGCGTGGGAGCTTGGCCCGGCGGGTGGCCCCACCGTTTGCTCCCTACCTGGAGGTGAGCCGGCTCGCCTTGTGGATGGCTGGAGAGCGGTGGCTCGACTCGGATGACGCAACCTACCGGGCGCACCCCACGACCATTCAGGGCTTGGAGCAACTCATTAAGGGGAAGAGGGCGGACATGGCTCGGGGGGTGTTGGAGCCGTTGCTCTCGGGATTGGTCGCGGTCAGTCAGTTCGCCGATGCACTCGGTATCGCCGAAAACCTTCGCGATCGACAGGATTGGATCCCTGCCGATGTGCGGAGCGCCATCGCAAACTCCTTGCGTGAGCAGTTGTTGGCAGATGATGGTGAGGAGCGCTTCCGAGATACCTTCTTCAAGGCCGTACGCTGGTCGAACGGGCGTGATCCAGTTTCTCTGATGGTGCAGGCGCTCGCAGCCGAGTCGAAGCCGGTCAAGAAGGCATCTTTTGCGATCCGGGAATGGCACCGCCCCACGTGGACGACCGCCGAGCGGGAGTCCGTGCTGGCTTCAAAGGAAGCACGGCGGATCGTTGAACGGCACATACGCTATGTCGTGCCATACCATTCCGAAATCTTTGTTGGGGTTCTAGACAGGCCTCGCTGGCTCTCGGAGCTGTGGAACCTCTCGACTGTCTATCCCGACGCAGTCGTCGTGGCGGTGGAGGAGCAGGCAGACGGAGTCCGTGAACTCGCGCTGGGGGCGATGCTCACGGATAGGGCCTCCTTCGATAGCCTGGCCGACAAGCTCCTGCGAGGCTTGGATGAGGTCGAGCGGGACGCGAAAGCTCATCGCCAGGAGGTCGCGCGTGGGATGGCGCCTCCAGGTGCGCGCGCGCAGGACGCTGACGAATACTTCTCTGAGCGAGCATACCCGTACAGCTCTGCGTTGGAGGAACTTGTCGCCGAACGCCGAAGGGTGGAGGGCTATGAGTGGCTGGTCAAGCATGCGTGGCGAGCGCGCCTGCTTGGGAATTGGGGGGCTGCCTTGCAGCGGGAGGATGAAGGACTCACCAAGGAGGAGATGTTGGCGTTCTTCGCGGCTTGCCAGCCGGAGGAACTGAGCCGGGTCGCACGGACAATCCACGGCAAGCAGTGGTCTCTGATTGCCCCAGAGCTGGTTGCAGCGCTGGGAGAGGTCAAGCAGGACGACCTGGAGGAGTATCTCGGGGCCGTGGCACGCGTTGTCTCGCCGGAGCAGTTGAAGGCGCTGATCAAGGCCAATCCGCCACCGCTCTCTGACGTTCAGCGCGCGGCGATCGTCCTGAGCAGCCGGAGTGCTCATGGGCCGCTTGAGGAGCAGGCGCTTGCGCTTCAAAAGATGCTGGCATCCACGCTCGTGCCGGATCGCGAAGTGCTCCTCGACTGCTGTGAGCGTGCCGAACGCGGGGAGGAGCTGGGTGCTTCCCAGCTTCCTCCATTGCGCCCAGAGGACTTGCGGACGCTCCAGGAGTGGGCCGCCGAACCGGCATTCATTCCAAGTCGTGGTGCTCTGGTGATGTTGGCCGCAGTGGGAGAGCCGGTTCTCGAGCTGGTGCGTCCCGCGCTGAGCCATCCGGATGAGAGGGCCCGGCTCGCCGCCGTGAGGGCACTGGCGCTGCATCCGGAGGGGGAAGCGCGGCAACTCCTGCGTCGCGCACTGGAGGACTCGTACTTCGCCTGCCGGGAGCAGGCACTCCGCGCCCTCGCGTCCTCTGCAACGCCTGACGAGCGGCGGGAGCTGCTACGGTTGGCAAGGAAGGAGCCCAGTGACATGGTGCGCTTGGCGTACGTTGAAGCTATCCGTCAGCACCACTGGCTGGATGGAGTGGATGTACTGTGCGAGTTCCTGCGAGATGAAACCGACTGGTCCGATGACCCCTACGGAGACGAGGTGGGGCATCGCATCGCGCGAGAGGCCGCGCGTGTTTTGACGACACTGAGTGGAGAACTGCCGCAGGACGTCATCTCGCAATTGCTGGAGTTCGTGCGAGGAGGTGTTGCCTCCAACTCTGATCCCTTCGTTCACGATCTGGTGTGCAAGTTCTTGGAGGCGCTGGCGGTCGCGGAGTTGCCATCGGTGTTGATCCACGTTGCGGGGAGCCCTAAATCGTCCAAAAGGCAGTGGGCCCAGAGATCGATACGAATCAACGCACTGTTGGTGCTGCATCGCCTCGTACAGAAGCAGCCCACGGAGCAGTTGGACCTGATCCAACCCCTCGTGGAACTAGCGAAGCATCGAAACCCCTGGTTATCAGGACTGGCGGTGATAATGCTGGGCCTTCTGGCTCCGCGCAGCTGGGAGTCGTCGGAGCCAATCTTCGCCGAGTCCGAGGAGCAACGAGAGGCAAAAGCATTTTTGATGTTGTGCGCTGCTTCAACCCGCGGGCTGAACTTCCAAGGGATCGCCGCGGCCAAGGCCTTGCCTGTGGCTCATCCGGCAAGCCAAATCGTGGAGTGGCTCTCCGCTTCATTACCGAAGAGCGCTGACGAATGGCGTGAGCGCCTGGACGCACACCAGGAGACGCGCGACTGGCTGTGGGTGCTGCAAAGCGGCGAAGGATGGGAAGACTTCCTTTGGCGGGCTTGCTGCCACTTTCTCGGGGACGAG